In the Cololabis saira isolate AMF1-May2022 chromosome 7, fColSai1.1, whole genome shotgun sequence genome, one interval contains:
- the zgc:153738 gene encoding dynein regulatory complex protein 11, translating to MSQRGYNELWADVQLQLSRLLAEELPAEPPRPQKDRVVFFQQLALLYVRYIQIFRQLEMVHDQVVHPQKRRLIRKILDGIIGRVLELKNEMVEKEFSEYHYMDDVLHDLKLTPAALEIPIPRYFLSEQSKEVQERKAMLMDFLKMMEDSENLDPVIAMTQEEAIRFIQVAERARQRRLRAKLKEQEDKTEITETEMERVAICFQKFWRGYIGRKTTKKIRNEKMIFLGMSLDPKYQAPCPAEIAAQATETSNRVKQKKNEEDYQKAVIAVTNQLREVEGEEMRNKMKSKIRKWFFEHRNATGVFPDYPDEEDGGSALIFTEKSPQLVKEEIDAIEEEESNNKSADKENKKEKDKKNKLKDDEEEEEAGLKMMPSAFLPDLEEGNKAYTDFWEKRNESKNVSQKHEVELIKEEMRKVIQSEIRRQVDEEMRQELAELKMAVDKDKGGKTKANAKKKKGSKSGKKKKKEKDLTADRRLESLCQELVEQGLLKQVNNVRLKDYLGHFSNLGTTLRQNDIEPMPSLSDVRQVLSLYAVLPLGSQVVHEKAPLIKAILLVGPAGVGKKMLVHAVCQETGASLFDLSPLNTAGKYPGKDGLAMMLHMVFKVARLLQPSVIWIDDAEKMFYKKVPKEEKELDPQRLKKDLPKSLKLIKGEDRVLIIGTTKDPLGADIKSLCKMYSKILLIPRPDYVSRSILWKELIQKTGGEVTEALDLSSLAMTSDGYTPGHIVQAVRSVVTKYRIKQQAKRPLTANEFVPPLAKLDPVFQDEEEALKNWYAKTPLGKKRIKAATGGEEENAAVRGKDAKKKGKK from the exons GGGGTATAatgagctctgggcagatgtcCAGTTGCAGTTGAGTCGTCTTCTAGCTGAAGAGCTGCCTGCTGAACCCCCCCGTCCACAAAAAGACAGGGTGGTGTTCTTCCAGCAGCTGGCCCTGCTGTATGTGCGCTACATCCAAATCTTCAGGCAGCTCGAGATGGTCCATGACCAGGTGGTCCACCCTCAGAAAAGACGACTCATTCGGAAGATCCTTGATGGCATAATAGGGAGGGTGTTGGAGCTGAAGAATGAAATGGTGGAAAAGGAGTTTTCAGAGTACCACTATATGGATGATGTTCTTCATGACTTGAAGCTCACACCT GCCGCACTTGAGATCCCCATCCCTCGCTACTTTCTCAGTGAGCAAAGCAAAGAAGTCCAAGAACGAAAAGCTATGCTGATGGATTTCCTCAAAATGATGGAGGATTCTGAAAATCTTGAT CCTGTGATAGCCATGACTCAAGAGGAAGCCATTAggtttattcaagttgcagagaGGGCGCGACAACGGCGTCTGAGGGCAAAGCTGAAAGAGCAAGAGGACAAGACCGAGATTACTGAAacagagatggagagagttgCCATCTGCTTTCAAAAG TTCTGGAGGGGCTACATTGGCAGGAAAACAAcgaaaaaaattcgaaatgaaAAGATGATTTTTCTGGGAATG TCTCTGGATCCAAAATATCAGGCGCCATGCCCTGCAGAGATCGCTGCCCAAGCCACTGAAACTTCCAATCGGGTCAAACAAAAGAAGAATGAGGAAGATTATCAGAAGGCTGTGATAGCTGTCACAAACCAGCTACGGGAAGTGGAGGGTGAAGAGATGAGGAACAAAATGAAAAGCAAAATTCGCAAGTGGTTCTTTGAACACCG TAATGCTACAGGAGTGTTCCCAGACTATCCAGATGAAGAGGATGGAGGATCAGCCCTCATTTTTACTGAGAAGAGCCCTCAGCTG GTAAAGGAAGAAATTGATGCAATAGAAGAGGAGGAATCCAACAATAAATCTGCAGACAAGGAaaacaagaaggaaaaagataaaaagaacaAGCTGAAGGATGATGAGGAA gaggaggaggctggGCTGAAGATGATGCCTTCTGCTTTCCTGCCAGACCTGGAAGAAGGAAACAAAGCTTACACAG ATTTTTGGGAAAAACGCAACGAGTCCAAAAACGTCAGCCAGAAGCACGAGGTGGAGCTGATCAAAGAAGAAATGAGAAAAGTCATTCAGTCAGAAATTCGACGACAG GTAGATGAGGAGATGAGACAAGAGCTGGCTGAGCTGAAGATGGCTGTGGATAAAGACAAGGGCGGAAAAACTAAAGCAAACGCTAAG AAGAAGAAAGGATCTAAGagtggaaagaaaaagaaaaaggaaaaagatctGACTGCTGACAG GAGGTTGGAGTCTCTGTGTCAGGAGCTGGTGGAGCAGGGCTTGTTGAAGCAAGTAAACAATGTCAGGCTGAAGGATTATTTGG GTCATTTTAGCAACCTTGGGACCACGCTGAGGCAAAATGACATTGAGCCCATGCCATCATTATCAGATGTGCGGCAAGTCTTATCTCTATATGCAGTATTGCCATTAG GCTCTCAAGTGGTACATGAGAAGGCTCCTTTGATAAAAGCCATCCTACTGGTAGGGCCTGCAGGCGTAGGTAAGAAGATGCTGGTCCATGCAGTTTGCCAGGAGACAGGTGCCAGCCTGTTCGACTTGTCACCTCTGAACACGGCAGGAAAGTACCCGGGCAAGGATGGTCTTGCCATGATGCTTCACATGGTGTTTAAG GTCGCAAGACTTCTGCAACCTTCTGTAATATGGATCGATGACGCAGAAAAGATGTTCTACAAGAAAGTTcccaaagaagaaaaagag TTAGATCCTCAGCGGTTGAAGAAAGATTTGCCCAAGTCCCTAAAACTGATCAAAGGAGAGGATCGTGTCTTGATAATAGGAACAACTAAAGACCCGTTAGGTGCAGATATTAAATCGCTGTGTAAAATGTACAGCAAAATCCTCCTCATCCCAAGACCCGACTATGTCTCAAGATCCA TTTTGTGGAAGGAACTGATCCAAAAGACAGGAGGTGAGGTAACCGAGGCCTTGGACCTCAGCTCTCTCGCAATGACATCTGATGGCTACACTCCAGGACACATAGTCCAGGCTGTTCGCAGTGTTGTGACCAAGTATCGCATCAAGCAGCAGGCAAAGAGACCTCTCACTGCTAATGAATTTGTTCCACCATTAGCCAAACTGGACCCTGTGTTCCAGGATGAGGAAGAGGCGTTGAAA AACTGGTATGCAAAGACCCCCCTGGGAAAGAAGAGAATTAAAGCTGCCACGGGAGGGGAAGAGGAAAATGCTGCAGTTCGAGGCAAAGAtgcaaaaaagaagggaaaaaaatag